From the Haladaptatus sp. DJG-WS-42 genome, the window AAGGCCGCGTGTTCCCCGCCCACGATTCGACCACGCTCGATATCGGCCCACGACTGCTGTACGAGGCACTCGCCCGTGCCGCCGGACAGAACATCTCCGCCGCAGCCGTCGAGGACCGCCTCGCCGAGATGGGCGAAATTGGCGAGGTAGCCGCGAGCTACGACTTCGGCGGCCAGCAAGGCCTCGCCGCGTTCGGAACAGGTGGAACGGACGCGCTCACCGTCGCTGAGGTGGATGAAGAACTACGCCGAGTCGCCGCCGCAGACGGGTCGGGGAGTCAAGACCGAAAACTCGACATCCTGTTCGGGTTGTTCAACCGCACCGACCCCGACGAAGCCCGGTATCTCGCGCGTCTCGTTCTTTCTGAAATGCGTATCGGCGTCGGGGAGGGAGCCGTGAGAGATGCCATCGCCCAAGCGTTCGAGGTCGATGTTGAACCGGTCGAACGCGCCTTGCAGGTATCGAACGATTACGGCCTCGTCGCCGTCACCGCCCGCGACGATGGCGAAGCTGGACTCGCTGACCTGACCCTCGAAATCGGGCGGCCCGTCCAGGCGATGCTCGCACAGGCGGGAACCGTCACGGATGCCCTCGAAGCGTGGGAAGAAGCCGCGGTCGAAGTCAAATTCGACGGCGCGCGCGTCCAGATTCACTCCGACGGCGAGGACGTCACCATCTTCTCGCGGAACATGGAGGAGGTGACCGAACCGCTGCCGGAAGTCGTGGCGTTCGTTCACGAACACGTCGCCGCCCCTGCCATCCTCGACGGCGAGGTCGTAGCCACCGACGACGACGGCCGCCCCCTGCCGTTTCAGGAAGTCCTCAAGCGTTTCCGACGAAAGCACGACGTGGCCCGCGCCCGCGAGGAGGTCGAACTCTCGCTGTACGTTTTCGACTGCCTGCACGCA encodes:
- the ligA gene encoding ATP-dependent DNA ligase LigA; protein product: MEFAAFAARARAIEAEPADLAIVSLVTTLFAEAGDDLDTISRFIQGRVFPAHDSTTLDIGPRLLYEALARAAGQNISAAAVEDRLAEMGEIGEVAASYDFGGQQGLAAFGTGGTDALTVAEVDEELRRVAAADGSGSQDRKLDILFGLFNRTDPDEARYLARLVLSEMRIGVGEGAVRDAIAQAFEVDVEPVERALQVSNDYGLVAVTARDDGEAGLADLTLEIGRPVQAMLAQAGTVTDALEAWEEAAVEVKFDGARVQIHSDGEDVTIFSRNMEEVTEPLPEVVAFVHEHVAAPAILDGEVVATDDDGRPLPFQEVLKRFRRKHDVARAREEVELSLYVFDCLHADGDDLLEAPLTERHARLTDLLDVGVSELHVTGDADEIAAIEADALEDGHEGIMLKNPDSTYSPGRRGKNWLKRKPAVETLDLVVTGAEWGEGRRAKFLGTFLLSARTDSGYETIGKVATGITDEQLAELTTLLEPHIEQQSGQTVEIHPEVVFEVGYEEIQTSPTYSSGYALRFPRFLSVRADKTVDDADSLERVERLAQNQ